From Oceanipulchritudo coccoides, the proteins below share one genomic window:
- a CDS encoding aspartate kinase, producing MALIVQKYGGSSVKDLERIQAVAARVKQTCEEGNQVVVVVSARGGVTNRLVADAKTLHEQPDDREMDMLLSIGEQETIALTSIALHAIGQPAVSRTGAQAGIVTDSVHTKARLIDISGGDIPQQLNDGKVVIVAGFQGMNETGQITTLGRGGSDLSAIALAAALKADICQIYTDVDGVYTADPRVVPNARKLPEIAYEEMLELASLGSKVMQSRAVEFANKHDVPFEVRNSYNNNPGTIVKADITLEDVVVRGVACDKNQTKVVVSELPDQPGAAAKVFQDLSDAKVNVDMIVQNLGRDGIANLTFTVASDEAYKAEKAVTECLGKLGRGKVDLADRMAKVSVVGIGMRSHSGVASKMFTALAENGINIQLISTSEIKISVAVDLEKADDAVRVIHTSFDLDKE from the coding sequence ATGGCACTCATCGTACAAAAATACGGCGGCAGTTCGGTCAAGGACCTTGAGCGGATTCAGGCAGTCGCGGCGCGAGTCAAGCAGACCTGTGAAGAGGGGAACCAGGTTGTGGTTGTCGTTTCCGCCCGTGGTGGCGTGACCAACCGGCTTGTCGCGGATGCAAAGACCCTTCACGAGCAACCGGATGATCGGGAAATGGACATGCTCCTTTCCATCGGTGAGCAGGAAACAATCGCCCTGACCTCCATCGCCCTTCATGCTATCGGCCAGCCTGCGGTATCCCGTACGGGTGCGCAGGCCGGCATTGTGACGGACAGCGTCCATACGAAGGCCCGCCTTATTGATATTAGCGGCGGGGACATTCCGCAGCAGTTGAATGACGGGAAAGTGGTCATAGTTGCTGGTTTTCAGGGAATGAATGAGACTGGCCAGATCACAACCCTCGGTCGCGGCGGTTCGGATTTGTCAGCGATTGCCCTGGCGGCCGCCCTCAAGGCGGATATCTGCCAGATATACACGGACGTGGATGGTGTCTACACGGCCGATCCCCGGGTCGTGCCCAACGCCCGCAAACTGCCGGAAATTGCCTACGAGGAGATGCTCGAGCTGGCCAGCCTTGGCTCCAAGGTAATGCAGTCACGAGCAGTGGAATTTGCCAACAAGCATGATGTGCCATTTGAGGTACGAAACAGTTATAACAATAATCCAGGAACGATTGTGAAAGCGGATATTACTCTTGAAGACGTTGTGGTGCGTGGTGTCGCCTGCGACAAGAACCAGACCAAAGTTGTTGTCAGTGAATTGCCCGACCAACCCGGTGCGGCTGCCAAGGTCTTCCAGGACCTCTCCGACGCGAAGGTCAATGTGGACATGATCGTGCAGAATCTCGGGCGTGACGGGATTGCCAACCTTACCTTTACGGTTGCCTCGGACGAGGCTTACAAAGCCGAGAAGGCAGTGACCGAGTGTCTGGGGAAGCTGGGCCGCGGCAAAGTCGACCTGGCAGACCGGATGGCGAAAGTCTCCGTAGTCGGGATTGGCATGCGGAGTCATTCAGGCGTTGCCTCGAAAATGTTTACGGCGCTCGCGGAGAACGGCATCAATATCCAGCTTATCAGCACAAGTGAGATCAAGATATCGGTCGCTGTTGATTTGGAGAAGGCGGACGATGCGGTTCGCGTGATCCATACTTCCTTTGATTTGGACAAGGAGTAG
- the thrC gene encoding threonine synthase, with product MQYVSTRGQSDPLSFTKAVATGLAPDGGLYVPMDLPDLRPFLKDWEGLGYADLCEEFFKLFATDLDPVVLKQCVRDAYLDFSHPDTAPLKTLEKGLHVLELFHGPTLAFKDFALQLLGNLYEAQIQRTGNPINVLGATSGDTGAAAIHGLLGKEGVNIFILYPRGGVSALQERQMTCTRADNVYAIGIDGTFDDAQNSIKEVFGDLEFRHSAHLSAVNSINLARVLAQCVYYIYAFFRLPEEERENLTFVVPTGNFGNVLAGWWTQKMGLPVKGFHIATNQNDILYRLFTTGKYEVHSVHPSSAPSMDIQIASNFERFLYFHEGQDPARVREIMSQFRDSGQYTFADFNRDTFSASRATDADIQAHIRDIHEQYGYVLDPHTACGFQNLPESGTRVVLGTADPAKFPETIELSIGEHPKSPRLEELKAIEPCSYVLEPDPESVKKFIHEHITS from the coding sequence ATGCAGTACGTTTCAACACGTGGCCAGTCCGATCCGCTTTCCTTTACCAAAGCCGTGGCAACTGGTTTGGCCCCCGACGGAGGCCTGTATGTCCCGATGGACCTGCCGGATTTGCGTCCATTTTTGAAAGACTGGGAAGGGCTTGGGTACGCGGATCTTTGCGAGGAGTTTTTCAAGCTCTTCGCCACCGATCTCGATCCGGTTGTCCTCAAGCAATGTGTCCGGGATGCCTACCTTGATTTCAGCCATCCTGATACGGCCCCGTTGAAAACACTTGAGAAAGGACTTCATGTTCTTGAGTTGTTTCATGGCCCCACACTCGCATTCAAGGATTTTGCCCTTCAGCTACTGGGCAACCTCTATGAGGCCCAGATTCAGCGGACTGGTAATCCAATTAATGTACTTGGCGCCACTTCCGGTGATACCGGCGCGGCAGCAATCCATGGCCTCCTTGGAAAGGAAGGCGTGAATATCTTTATCCTGTATCCACGTGGCGGGGTTTCCGCCCTGCAGGAGCGGCAGATGACCTGCACGCGGGCCGACAATGTCTATGCAATCGGGATTGATGGGACCTTTGACGATGCCCAGAACAGCATCAAGGAAGTCTTTGGTGATCTGGAGTTTCGCCATTCCGCCCATTTGAGCGCGGTCAATTCAATCAACCTGGCCCGCGTCCTGGCCCAGTGTGTCTATTATATCTACGCGTTTTTCCGGCTTCCCGAAGAGGAACGGGAAAACCTCACCTTTGTCGTGCCTACTGGGAATTTTGGAAATGTCCTCGCCGGTTGGTGGACACAAAAGATGGGCCTGCCCGTCAAGGGCTTTCATATCGCCACCAATCAGAATGATATCCTGTATCGACTTTTCACGACAGGCAAGTACGAGGTCCATTCAGTCCACCCCAGCAGCGCACCATCCATGGATATACAGATCGCCAGCAATTTTGAGCGATTCCTCTATTTTCATGAAGGGCAGGATCCTGCGCGGGTGCGGGAAATCATGTCGCAGTTCCGGGATTCCGGACAGTACACATTTGCTGATTTCAACCGGGATACCTTTTCGGCAAGCCGGGCAACCGACGCGGATATCCAGGCCCATATCCGGGATATCCATGAACAATATGGATACGTTCTCGACCCGCATACCGCTTGTGGATTCCAGAATTTGCCTGAATCCGGGACCCGCGTGGTTCTCGGGACGGCCGATCCCGCCAAATTTCCGGAAACGATTGAGCTTTCGATTGGCGAACATCCAAAATCGCCCAGGCTGGAGGAATTGAAAGCCATCGAACCGTGTTCCTATGTGCTTGAACCGGATCCTGAGTCCGTTAAAAAGTTCATTCACGAGCACATCACCTCCTAA
- a CDS encoding NAD(P)H-dependent glycerol-3-phosphate dehydrogenase codes for MNICILPAGAWGTALAIHLSRNGHSVTLVPHTLEEAMDMGSCRENKRFFPGHPLPSDLQIGFEIKPALMEADVCILACPSKFLRSVCQNVRSQLGEAKSLKLFITICKGLEEGTNDIPSTILEKELPGYFHGVLSGPTFASQVAEGQPSALVLATNASDELKLALQEAISGENLRVYTSTDMVGVELGGCLKNVYAIASGMCDGLGLRDNSRAALLTRALHEMVRVGVALGGSIETFYGLTGFGDLVLTCNGEESRNRTFGELYAKGESIKSLIEEKQMTVEGYRTSHCFHHICVEKGIDAPILEQIYRILYEGQTAGEAIRALMSRELKSEH; via the coding sequence ATGAATATTTGCATTCTTCCTGCCGGGGCCTGGGGCACCGCCCTCGCCATCCATTTGAGCCGGAACGGGCACTCAGTGACCTTGGTTCCCCATACGCTTGAGGAGGCCATGGACATGGGCTCTTGCCGTGAGAATAAGCGGTTTTTCCCGGGGCATCCATTGCCCAGCGATCTCCAGATCGGATTCGAGATCAAGCCGGCTCTCATGGAAGCGGATGTCTGTATCCTTGCCTGCCCGTCGAAATTTCTCCGATCCGTTTGTCAGAATGTCCGTAGTCAGCTGGGGGAGGCAAAATCTCTGAAGCTTTTCATTACCATTTGCAAAGGGCTTGAGGAAGGGACCAACGATATTCCCAGCACAATTCTCGAAAAAGAACTTCCCGGGTATTTCCATGGAGTGCTCAGCGGACCGACTTTTGCAAGTCAGGTAGCGGAGGGACAGCCATCTGCACTTGTCCTTGCGACAAACGCTTCCGATGAGCTCAAACTTGCCCTGCAGGAAGCTATCAGTGGTGAGAATCTGCGGGTCTACACCAGTACGGATATGGTGGGGGTTGAGCTGGGGGGTTGCCTCAAGAATGTTTATGCCATAGCCTCCGGCATGTGCGACGGGCTGGGTCTGCGTGACAATAGCCGTGCCGCCTTGTTGACGCGTGCCCTCCATGAAATGGTCCGGGTTGGCGTGGCTCTCGGCGGGAGCATCGAGACTTTTTACGGACTCACCGGCTTTGGTGACCTGGTCCTGACCTGCAATGGCGAGGAAAGCCGTAACCGTACCTTCGGCGAGCTCTATGCAAAAGGGGAAAGCATCAAGAGCCTGATTGAGGAGAAACAGATGACGGTTGAGGGTTACCGGACATCCCATTGCTTTCACCATATTTGTGTGGAAAAAGGGATTGATGCTCCGATCCTCGAGCAAATCTACAGGATCTTGTACGAAGGCCAGACCGCCGGGGAGGCCATTCGAGCCCTCATGTCTCGCGAGTTGAAGTCCGAGCACTGA
- a CDS encoding type II secretion system protein has protein sequence MKRKGKSGFSLVEIAIVVAIIGILAALAIPLFSIILKKSRFSTLANDLRIFSDAFTTYALENADYPATHTTPGTYVPGMNVDKQLLSTAWLSKTPIGGVYTWVYTSDPNPANREAYIQLVEQGENTFNITLADILSLDEEIDDGNLGTGYLQVAGTRVRYYLRTNTP, from the coding sequence ATGAAACGTAAAGGAAAGTCCGGGTTCAGTTTGGTGGAAATTGCCATTGTCGTGGCTATTATCGGGATTTTGGCGGCACTCGCCATTCCCCTTTTCTCGATAATTCTTAAAAAGTCCCGGTTCTCCACTCTCGCGAATGACCTGCGTATTTTCTCGGATGCCTTTACGACCTACGCCCTTGAGAATGCTGACTATCCCGCAACCCATACCACGCCGGGAACCTATGTACCGGGAATGAATGTGGATAAACAGTTGCTCAGCACGGCTTGGCTCAGCAAAACGCCGATCGGCGGTGTGTATACCTGGGTGTATACGTCTGATCCCAATCCTGCAAACCGTGAGGCTTATATCCAGCTCGTCGAGCAGGGAGAGAACACGTTCAATATCACCTTGGCAGATATTCTCAGCCTGGATGAGGAAATTGATGATGGAAACTTGGGAACTGGATACCTGCAGGTTGCCGGTACAAGGGTTCGTTACTACCTGAGAACCAATACCCCCTAA
- a CDS encoding MFS transporter: MGTTSPSAPSSKHAIGVVWLTVFIDLVGFSVIFPIFPAMLDWYLPREESGSMLHTLIGIFKGLTHGDNQQFLVAVLFGGLLGSLYSVLQFFSSPFWGRLSDHHGRRKILLITTTGTAVAYALWIFSGSFWVLVISRVLGGIMAGNLAVATASVADLTDSSKRSKGMALIGVAFGLGFILGPALGGLGSLVDLGVNPQSTAAFGLTPFSFPALLAFLMALFNIVWVWRAFPETLDATHMEENRKKPSPLLRLGSKIPDVRRALKVYFLFIFAFAGMEFTLTFLALERLLYEPHNMALLFLFIGLVLSLTQGFVVRRYAHRFGERNFTTLGLLSACLSLICLSISQSTGLFYTGLALLGFGVGCASPSLSALVSLYSPANRQGSELGAFRSIGSMGRALGPLYGAGLYWWMGSQVAYLTSAILLFVAVLFSILLPNPTQEPATEKK; the protein is encoded by the coding sequence ATGGGAACTACATCGCCCTCCGCGCCTTCCTCCAAACACGCAATCGGAGTTGTCTGGCTGACGGTCTTCATCGATCTGGTTGGATTTTCCGTCATTTTCCCAATCTTTCCTGCCATGCTGGACTGGTATCTCCCGAGGGAAGAATCGGGATCCATGCTCCACACATTGATTGGAATTTTCAAGGGACTGACCCATGGGGACAACCAGCAGTTTCTTGTCGCAGTGCTGTTCGGCGGCTTGCTGGGATCGCTCTACAGTGTCCTCCAGTTTTTCTCCTCCCCCTTCTGGGGACGACTCTCAGACCATCATGGCCGCCGGAAAATCCTCCTCATCACAACGACCGGCACCGCGGTTGCCTACGCCTTATGGATTTTCTCGGGTAGTTTCTGGGTGCTGGTTATTTCCCGTGTACTCGGTGGAATCATGGCTGGCAATCTGGCAGTTGCCACAGCCTCCGTTGCCGACCTGACGGATTCCTCAAAACGATCCAAGGGGATGGCCTTGATTGGCGTGGCCTTCGGATTGGGCTTTATCCTCGGACCTGCCCTTGGAGGTTTGGGGTCTTTGGTCGACCTTGGGGTCAACCCGCAGTCGACAGCCGCCTTCGGACTCACCCCCTTTTCATTTCCCGCTCTCCTGGCTTTCTTGATGGCCCTCTTCAATATCGTCTGGGTCTGGCGCGCCTTTCCGGAAACGCTGGATGCCACCCACATGGAGGAAAACAGGAAAAAGCCCTCTCCCCTGCTTCGCCTTGGCTCGAAAATTCCTGATGTCCGGAGGGCCCTCAAAGTCTATTTTCTATTCATTTTCGCGTTTGCCGGAATGGAGTTCACCCTGACTTTCCTTGCCTTGGAACGGCTTCTATACGAACCGCACAACATGGCCCTGCTCTTTTTGTTCATTGGCCTTGTTCTTTCCCTGACTCAGGGTTTTGTCGTCCGACGATACGCACACCGTTTTGGGGAGAGAAACTTCACGACGCTGGGATTGCTCAGCGCCTGCCTATCCCTGATTTGTCTCTCCATTAGCCAGTCGACGGGGCTCTTTTATACGGGACTGGCCCTTCTGGGGTTCGGTGTTGGCTGCGCCAGTCCTTCGCTTTCGGCCCTCGTATCCCTTTATTCTCCTGCAAACCGGCAGGGCTCCGAGCTGGGGGCCTTTCGGTCCATTGGTTCCATGGGGCGCGCCTTGGGTCCGCTCTACGGTGCAGGCTTGTATTGGTGGATGGGCTCACAAGTGGCCTACCTGACCTCGGCGATCCTGTTATTTGTCGCCGTCCTGTTTTCCATCCTGCTACCCAACCCTACGCAGGAGCCCGCCACGGAAAAAAAGTAA
- the coaD gene encoding pantetheine-phosphate adenylyltransferase yields MATAVYPGTFDPVTNGHLDILHRACHIFDKVIVGVAPNELKGPLFTAQERIDLIESNVKDWRVEVKIFEGLVVDFARKNNATVLIRGLRAVSDFEFEFQMTQMNRDLDGEIETIFLMPGATYFFTSSHLMKQVAYYDPERISKFVPLNVAAALKRKFDHI; encoded by the coding sequence ATGGCAACTGCCGTCTACCCAGGAACTTTCGACCCAGTGACCAATGGTCATTTGGATATACTACACCGTGCCTGTCATATTTTTGACAAAGTGATTGTCGGTGTGGCACCAAACGAACTCAAGGGCCCCCTGTTTACCGCTCAGGAGCGCATCGACCTGATTGAATCCAATGTCAAGGACTGGCGCGTCGAGGTGAAAATCTTTGAGGGCTTGGTGGTGGATTTTGCACGCAAAAACAATGCCACAGTGCTCATTCGCGGCTTGCGGGCCGTCTCCGATTTTGAGTTTGAATTCCAGATGACGCAAATGAATCGCGATCTGGATGGGGAAATTGAGACAATCTTCCTCATGCCGGGAGCCACTTATTTCTTCACCAGCTCGCACCTGATGAAGCAAGTGGCCTACTACGATCCAGAACGCATTTCGAAGTTTGTCCCCTTGAATGTGGCCGCCGCCCTCAAGCGGAAATTTGACCATATATAA
- the pgsA gene encoding CDP-diacylglycerol--glycerol-3-phosphate 3-phosphatidyltransferase translates to MRHLPNLITFSRIGVLIALLWLVLQEWTGAATLAFFCILYGSVSDFLDGYIARKYNLITNFGKIMDATVDKVMTLGSFILLVWLGLIEPLLLASIIVALIAVREIGITILRFVATRKNLVLAAEKSGKRKTIWQTTAICVFFAIPMFERDVATWIGADLSLFGTFVRINAYLYFVLAAWLTIGSGYKYLRKYGWVLIPGRTNPELES, encoded by the coding sequence ATGCGCCACTTACCCAATCTCATCACATTCAGCCGCATCGGCGTGCTTATCGCCCTCCTCTGGTTGGTCCTGCAGGAGTGGACTGGAGCCGCTACACTGGCCTTTTTCTGTATTCTCTACGGCTCTGTATCGGACTTTCTCGATGGATACATTGCCCGGAAATACAACCTGATTACCAACTTTGGAAAGATCATGGATGCCACAGTGGACAAGGTGATGACACTGGGGTCTTTCATTCTTTTAGTCTGGCTGGGCCTTATCGAGCCACTCCTTTTGGCAAGTATTATCGTCGCCCTGATCGCTGTCCGCGAGATTGGGATTACCATTCTTCGCTTTGTCGCAACGCGTAAAAACCTTGTCCTTGCAGCGGAAAAATCGGGTAAGCGGAAGACCATCTGGCAAACCACGGCGATCTGTGTCTTTTTTGCCATTCCGATGTTCGAGCGCGACGTTGCAACCTGGATAGGCGCGGACCTGTCTCTTTTCGGGACCTTTGTCAGGATCAACGCCTATTTGTACTTCGTTCTGGCCGCCTGGCTGACCATCGGCTCGGGCTACAAGTATCTCAGGAAGTATGGCTGGGTGCTTATCCCAGGGCGTACAAATCCGGAACTAGAGTCATGA
- a CDS encoding phosphatidylglycerophosphatase A family protein, whose amino-acid sequence MKPEVRLFLAQLPSQAVISACTCGPVGNWGKAPGTNGTLLGILLYTLVFFQIGLVGQVVLTALLVGLAILLCDEGERRMAKRDPGEMILDEVVAVPICFIGMNGLMAETGHVWLYMLAGFGLFRLFDILKPFGIKNLQKYPGGIGVVVDDLAAAVATNITLRLLIFALGFGGWI is encoded by the coding sequence ATGAAACCCGAGGTCAGGCTGTTTCTTGCCCAGTTACCGAGTCAGGCGGTGATTTCGGCCTGTACTTGCGGACCAGTTGGAAATTGGGGCAAAGCTCCGGGAACCAATGGCACGCTCCTTGGAATTCTCCTGTACACCTTGGTCTTTTTTCAAATCGGCCTGGTCGGGCAGGTAGTGCTGACAGCATTGTTGGTGGGTTTGGCGATTCTTCTCTGCGACGAGGGGGAACGGCGCATGGCCAAGCGTGATCCAGGTGAGATGATCCTCGATGAAGTTGTGGCCGTGCCAATTTGCTTTATCGGGATGAATGGACTGATGGCGGAAACCGGCCATGTCTGGCTTTACATGCTGGCAGGATTCGGGCTATTCCGGCTCTTTGATATCCTGAAGCCATTCGGAATCAAGAACCTGCAGAAGTACCCGGGCGGAATTGGCGTAGTCGTGGATGATCTGGCTGCGGCTGTTGCGACCAATATCACCTTGCGCCTATTGATCTTCGCCCTTGGTTTCGGCGGCTGGATCTGA
- the aroQ gene encoding type II 3-dehydroquinate dehydratase, protein MKTVAILNGPNLHRLGKREPAIYGSQTLDELICGIRKIANAQGVAIEHFQSNHEGELIDKIHAWSDAGIKMGIINGAGFTHTSVALRDAIAASSIEFVEVHISHIHSREPFRHTSLTAPVCIAQISGLGAFGYEAALEFLLSRDS, encoded by the coding sequence ATGAAGACGGTCGCCATTCTCAACGGTCCGAACCTGCATCGCCTAGGCAAGCGGGAACCGGCCATCTACGGATCTCAGACACTCGATGAGCTCATTTGCGGCATACGCAAAATTGCGAATGCTCAAGGCGTGGCGATAGAGCATTTCCAGAGCAACCATGAAGGGGAACTGATTGACAAGATCCACGCCTGGTCCGACGCCGGAATTAAAATGGGCATCATCAACGGGGCTGGATTCACCCACACGAGCGTTGCCCTGCGGGATGCAATCGCCGCCAGCTCAATTGAATTTGTCGAAGTGCATATCAGTCACATCCACAGCCGTGAGCCGTTTCGGCATACATCCCTGACTGCCCCAGTCTGCATTGCCCAGATTTCCGGTCTTGGCGCATTTGGCTATGAAGCCGCCCTCGAATTTCTCCTCAGCCGGGACAGCTGA
- the trxA gene encoding thioredoxin — MSDAIINVSEATFDETLSSTANPVIVDFWAPWCGPCRTIAPILEEVAKEKSGSVTVTKVNVDENQGLAQKYNVRAIPTILFFKDGELKDQAVGLLSKDDLIKKAEAL, encoded by the coding sequence ATGTCAGATGCGATAATCAACGTGAGTGAAGCAACATTCGACGAAACGCTTTCGTCCACAGCCAATCCGGTTATAGTGGATTTTTGGGCTCCCTGGTGCGGTCCTTGCCGGACAATTGCCCCCATCCTCGAGGAAGTGGCCAAGGAAAAAAGTGGCTCCGTCACGGTTACCAAGGTAAACGTGGACGAAAACCAGGGGCTCGCTCAGAAGTATAATGTGCGCGCTATTCCAACCATTTTGTTTTTCAAGGATGGAGAGCTCAAGGACCAAGCCGTTGGCTTGCTCTCCAAGGACGACTTGATCAAAAAGGCGGAAGCGCTCTAG
- a CDS encoding segregation and condensation protein A: MAEQKQAEQPLIRAFDHAVSLPVFEGPLDLLLFLIRKNEIDIYDIPIERITRQYLEILRSMEHQKLEVAGDFFVMAATLMQVKSRMLLPKDEQLPGADEDEGDEVDPRWELVQQLIEYKKFKDASGKLGELMEEAQNTLFRDYFIKAEEKIERPLRPTDAVSMWNTFNQVLRRLSEKIVIGQIHDDTITIAERMEDILEEIQARPEFRFSELIKGPVSIPYVISTFLALLELARLRKLVLEQNTGFDDIICTAFKE, encoded by the coding sequence ATGGCAGAACAAAAACAAGCCGAACAACCCCTTATCAGGGCCTTTGATCATGCGGTGAGCCTGCCGGTCTTCGAAGGACCGCTGGACCTGCTCCTTTTCCTGATCAGGAAGAATGAAATCGATATTTACGATATCCCGATTGAGCGGATAACCCGTCAATACCTGGAGATTCTCCGCAGTATGGAACACCAGAAACTGGAAGTGGCTGGCGACTTTTTTGTCATGGCAGCCACCCTGATGCAGGTGAAAAGCCGCATGCTGCTCCCAAAGGATGAGCAACTGCCCGGAGCTGACGAGGACGAGGGGGATGAAGTCGACCCGCGCTGGGAACTTGTCCAGCAACTGATCGAGTACAAGAAGTTCAAGGACGCCTCCGGCAAGCTGGGCGAATTAATGGAAGAGGCACAAAACACTCTCTTCCGGGATTACTTTATAAAGGCGGAAGAAAAGATTGAGCGACCTCTGCGCCCGACAGATGCGGTCTCCATGTGGAATACCTTCAACCAGGTACTGAGGCGGCTCTCTGAAAAGATCGTCATCGGACAAATTCACGATGACACGATCACTATCGCTGAGAGAATGGAAGATATCCTTGAGGAGATCCAGGCCCGCCCGGAATTCCGGTTTTCCGAACTCATCAAGGGCCCGGTCAGCATCCCTTATGTCATTTCTACCTTTCTCGCCCTCCTCGAGCTGGCGCGGTTGCGAAAACTGGTTCTCGAACAGAACACAGGCTTTGATGATATCATTTGTACCGCCTTCAAGGAATAA